The following nucleotide sequence is from Pedobacter sp. PACM 27299.
CCTTTTTATTGCATGGTTTTTGTATTTGAACCTAAAATTTATTTATTATATTAAAATTTTCTTCCAAACCATTCGTTAGCACTATTGTCCAGTTGTCCTTTATAAGAATCCAGTATTGATATGGTTAAAAAAGAACCCACAGAAGCCATTAAAAGCCGTTTATTAACGGAACGTAAGCTGATAGATGCAGTTGGTGCGATTATTAAGGCTAAAGGCTACCGTGCATTGGGCGTGAACGAAATCGCCAGGGAGGCCAAGGTCAGTAAGAAACTGATTTATCGGTATTTTGAAAACGTAGACCGCCTGATTGAAACCTATGTAATTGAAAAAGATTACTGGTTGTCGCATAAAAAACACATTTCCAGCGACATTGAGGGTATCAATAAAAAAAGCGCCTTAATTGATACCATTTCCTCTCTTCTTGAAAAGCAGTTTGAGTATTTCTGGAATGAGGAAGAAATGCAGAAGATCATTTTGTGGGAAATCTCAGAAAGAACCATCTTGCTGGACAGCGTGTGTAAAGTAAGGGCAGAACAGGGAGATGTATTGCTGGAGATGTCGGATCCTTATTTCAAGAACTCTCCGGTGAGTTTGAGGGGGGTATCAGCGCTGCTGGTTTCTGGAATTTATTATATGGTACTTCATGCGAAGAAAAATGACAGCACCATCTGTGGATTGGATATTAATTCAGAAGCGGGAAGAGCGGAAGTGAAGAAATCCATTAAACATATTATTGAATGGGCATTTCAGGCAGGTAAAATTAAAAATAAGACTATTTAAAAGTATCGAACTGCGGCTGCAGGATGGCCGAGAAAGTCGTTCTTGGTGGCAGATTAAGATAAGGGTAAGTCACCTTCGATAAATACAGCCCTTGCGGATGTGCAGGGGTAATCAGTCTAGGTGTTTCTTTACTGATCAGATGATGCTCAAATTCATCCACACTCAATTCCCCTTTACCGATTTTTAACAATTGGCCCATGATGATCCGAATCATCTTGCCTAGAAAGCGATTAGAGGAGATTTGGAAGCGTAAACGATCTCCACTGCTGTCTACGGTCAATTCTGCCGATTTCACATAACAGAGCGTATGCTCGTACTTATCCGGACTAGTGCAAAAAGCACGGTAATCCTGGTATTGAGGCAGCAATGCTGCGGCCTGTTTCATTTGATCAAAGTTTAGATCAGGTAAAAGGTAGTAGGCACTATGTCCGTTAAGAAAAGGGCTTTTATAAGTATGCATAAAATAATCATAGCTGCGCTGTACGGCATCAAAACGGGCATGAGGTAAGCCTTCCATTGGAATGATGTCAAAAACGGCAATACTGGCTGGCAACAACTTATTTAATCGAAACATCAGGTCGAAATCCCATGGCTGTTCTATATCCATGTGAAAAAAGAACTGACTGGCATGAACATGAGCATCGGTACGGCCACAGCCATTGATAAATATTGGGGTTTTCAGGATCTGTGTCAGTGCATTTTCGATCACGCCCTGTACATTCATCACTCCGGGTTGTTTCTGCCATCCATTAAAATGAAGGCCATGGTAGCCTATGTGTACGAAATACCTCAATGTCTTATCTTCTTGCTCTTTTATTTAACTCTTCTATTGGCATATTCATCATCCTTCCAATTGGCTGTTTGCCTCTGTAAGTAATCACTCTCAACATCGTTGCATCTTTTGGCGGTGTTAGTTTTTCCGTATACTTCGGATAAAAGCGATCCGGGAAGGAGTTGTCGAAACTGTAATAAATATCCAGTCCTGTGATTTCCGTGCTCAATTCAATGATCAGCTGTTTATCGGCAGACCTGCTGACTTTAAAAATAGGGTCATATACACTAGGCGCGTATTTCGTTTCCGCAACATCCAGGCGCTGAAAGTGCTGTTCTACTCTTCCAAAAAAGTTCTCCCAGTTTTTCTTTTCTTTAGGCGACCATACGGATTCCGCAATGGCCATCCCTCTTGGCCAGGTCATGTATTCGGCCTGACGGATATTGGTAACCTGCTCTGTCCATAGGTTGGCTTGTCCGCCTTTAATGTATTTCGGATCCACACCTGCAGGAATGGGATCAAATTCGTAGGCTTTACTCAAACGTAGGGAAGCATATACTCTTGGTTCTGTAATCTGGTCGGCCTGCATATAATCCAGGTAAGCATAAGTACTGGGACTCATCACCACTTCATGTTTTTTCATTGCAGCATCGGCTCCATTTTTTACACCTCTCCAGCTCATCACTGCAGCACTTGGAGAAAGATCCCCATCCATGATCTCATCCCATCCCATGAACTTTTTACCTTTGGATTCTACAATTGCCTGTACTCGCTTTTCAAAATAGCCCTGTACCTGATGCATATTCTTTAATCCTTCTTTCTGCATCAATGCTTTAATGGCATCGCTCTTTTGCCAGAAGTTAAAAGGGGCTTCATCCCCACCCATGTGGATATATTCGAATGGGAACAATGCGGCTACCTGGGTAATCACACTATCTAAAAAGCTGTATACTTTTTCATTCGCCGGGCAAAGGGTGTTGTCTACCAAGGCGGTTGGCGGTGCTCCTCTTGACCAGTCCATGATTCTTTCGCCAGAGCGAACACGGTAATTTTCTGCACCTGAAGTACAGGAAAGCTCTGGGTAAGAAGCTATGGCGGCTAAACTATGACCCGGGACGTCAATCTCCGGCATGATGTTCACAAACCGATCCTGTGCGTATTGAATGAGTTCTTTTAAATCCTCCTGGGTATAAAAACCACCATAAGTACGGGGCTCATCTGGTGTAGGTGGGATGAAATTTCCGAATTCTCCAGTTTTCTTCACGCTCCATGCGCCTACTTCGGTCAGTTTTGGAAAACCTTTGATTTCTATTCTCCAGCCTTCATCATCGGTGAGGTGTAAATGAAGTATGTTATACTTATAGCGAACCATTGTGTTGATGTATTGTTTTACTTCTTCTTTTGTGAAGAAATGGCGGGCTACATCCAGCATTAGGCCTCTCCAGCCTACACGCGGGTAATCGGTAATGTCTACGCAGGGTGCAGACCAGGTTTGTGCAGCTACTGGTTCTTTACTTTCTATTTCTTTAGGGAAGAGCTGTATCAGGCTCTGTGCGCCATAGTATAAGCCGGCTGCTTTATTGGCCCTGATCAGAATTTGACTGGTTTTAACGGTCAGCTGATAACCTTCGTTTCCTAACTGTGGATTTTGTTTATCATTTAAGATTAACCTGATTTGCGCATGATCTCCAGCATGGCCGCTCAGTACAGAGACATATCTGCCGGTAGGAACAGACAATCTTTCCTGTAGGAAAGCAGTTACTTGTTTCAATTCCGGGATTGCCGGGGCATGGATGGTTACATTTTCAGGTAAGATGAAATGACCAGCTTGTTTAATCACAGAAACAGGTTCTGGAATGATGGCAATTTCGGTAGGAAGCAGGTTTGATATTGCCGGCTCCGTCATCGTTGTGGTAGCTGGTAGAGGCCCCTGGCTATAACCAGCTGCGCTGATCATACCACTCAATACCAACAGAAATAATCTCTTCATAGCAAAGGTTAACCGTATTTCTTATGTTTAAAAACTGTCGCAATTTATCAATAAAAAGGCAGATAATGTGGCGATCCTTTTATTTTAAAGCATCCAGTACCTTGAATAGCTTCTTGTTAATGCCTGATCCGTTATAATTATTGATGTTGATTACGATGACGTATTTGTTGCCTGTTTTGTCTGTATAATATCCGGCATAGGCAGAAACATCGGCAATGCTGCCACTTTTTAACTTCATGCCGTTGTTGTCCGGGATTGATTTATAGAAGTCTGGAAACCAGGTTTCTTTTTGTGATTGAAAAAGGATTTCGGCCATGGCCAATGGGGTGACTCTGGTGGCCGGCGATAGTCCGCTGCCATCTACAATGTTCAAAGCACGTCTGTCCATCCCTTTTTGCGCCCAGAAGTTGATTTCTGTTTGTGCTCCATTGGCGGTGGTTGGTAGTTTGCCGGATTTCCAGGCCAATGTTTTTAGCAGGTGTTCTCCGTATAAATTGACACTTTTTTTATTGAACCAATACACCATTTCCGATAAGGTAGGAGAGGAGATCGTGATTAGTTTCTGTTGAACAGCGGGTACAGTTTGCTGATCTACAGCGAGCAGTCTAGCAGTAGTTGGGGGTAATAGTGTGGCAATACCTATTCTTTTCAGGGTATCCTGTAAACGAAATGCAGCGTCATAAGCAGGGTTAGGTACGGCAGTAGAGACACCTGGTTTGGAAATTCCCAAGGCCCAGGTTCCGCGAAGGTAGGCCAGGTTGCCATCAGGAGGCAGGTAGGAATACGCATGGTCACCGCTGCCCTCAGCACCAGCTTTCAACTCATTTATGATTTTAAGGTAAGGCATTTCCGGAACTACCTTTAAAATAGATACCGGTTGATCTTTAGAGTTGCTGGCTTTCAGGTGGATGTCGAACTGGTTTTCGCGCCAGCTGAGTGCGGATGGACCGGCACCGTAATAATTGCCGATATCTTGCCAGATCCAGCCATCAGGTGTGCTTTGCGTTCCCCAGATGCTGTCGTCACCAATGATTTTACCTTCAATTTTTTTAATTCCTGCGCGCTGTATGGCTGTTACCCATTGCTGCAGGATGTAATTTTCTTTAGTGTTTTCGTAGCGCCAGGAGCCTAAGGTAGGATCTCCGCCACCAACGATGATGAGGTCTCCTTGTAAAGTGCCATCTGGAGTAATCTGGCCGCTGTAAGCAAGGGTAGTTTGGTATTGGAAATCTTTGCCGAGCATGCTGAATGCCGTTGCAGAAGTAATGGTTTTCAAAGTGGAAGCTGTGGCCAGGCCCAATTCTTCATTTTTGCCTAGCAATAGCTTTCCGGTATTTGCGTCCAGAACGCAAAGGCCAATGATCGCATGTTTTGCCTGACCATCATCTTTTAATATCTGATAGGCTTGTTCCAGTTTTTCCATTGGAGTTTGGGCCTGGGCAAGCTGCTGTAAAAGGATCAGGGATAAAAAGACAATGTTTCTGACAATATTCATAATTGGAGGCAATGTAGCTATTAACGAAAAATTGAGGTACAGATTGCCTTTTACAGCGTTCCATACCTCAATCATTTATTTTATGGATGGAGAATTAAACCAGTTCGTTTTTAACCAGGTATTCTGCAATCTGTACCGCATTGGTTGCTGCACCTTTACGAAGGTTATCTGCAACGATCCAAAGGTTCACCGTGTTTGGCATAGATTCATCACGTCTGATTCTTCCCACAAATACTTCATCTTTTTCATGAGCATCCTTTGGCATTGGGTATTTCAGGTTGGCAATATCATCTACCACAACGATTCCTGGAGTTTTAGCCAATAATTCTCTCAATTCGATGACGTCAAATTCGTTATCAAACTGGATATTTACTGATTCAGAGTGGCCACCCATTACTGGAATACGAACTGTAGTCGCTGTTAAACGGATACTGTCGTCGCCCATAATTTTATTGGTTTCCTTGATCATTTTCATCTCCTCTTTTGTGTATCCGTTTTCTTCGAAAACATCAATCTGAGGGATCACGTTTAAATCGATAGGGTAAGCATAAGCCATTGGCCCATCCATGATGCCTTTACGTTCATTCATCATTTGCTCTACTGCTTTAACGCCAGTTCCTGTTACAGACTGGTAAGTTGAAACTACCACACGTTTGATCTTATATTTATCATGTAATGGTTTTAAAGCCACTACCATTTGAATAGTTGAGCAATTTGGATTGGCAATAATCTTATCATCAATAGATAATTCATGAGCATTCACTTCTGGTACCACTAATTTCTTAGATGGGTCCATGCGCCATGCCGATGAGTTGTCAATTACTGTGGTTCCTGCTTCAGCGAAACGTGGAGCATGTTCTAATGAGGTGCTGCCACCTGCAGAGAATAAAGCAATATCAGGTTTCATTGAAATTGCAGTATCCATGTTTACAATCGCATACTTCTTACCCTTAAAAGTGATTTCTTTACCAACACTTTTTTCGGATGCAACCGGAATTAACTCGGTCAACGGGAAGTTACGCTCTTCTAACACTTTTAACATTACGGTACCTACCAGACCGGTGGCGCCTACAACTGCAATTTTCATTTCTTTAATTGGTTTTTTATAGTTCTTATTAATTTATAGTATTCAGTTTTTTGTAATAAGTTCTTTTTATCATTGGCTGATTTCGGCCATATTTTTCAAATATGGTGAAATTTTTGTGCTTTTTGATGCTAAAGTACTCAAAACTTGCATTTTAATGCGCTTTAAAGATCATTAGAGAGGTATTCCCTCTGCTCACTGATCTTTAGGATTTAGTCAAAGATTTGTGGTCATAAAAAAGGGAAGTAGTTTTCGTAAACCACTTCCCTTGATATTTTAAGATTTTATTTTTCTTAAACCAATTCGCGACTTACGTAATCAAAGCTTTGCTTAATGCTAACAAATGGATCCTTGGAGAAATTCTCTTGTTCCACGATGGCATACTTCAATCCTGCCTGTTTGGCATGTTTAAAGAAAGATTTAAAATCAATTGCACCGGTACCAACCTCTGTATTGATGCCATGGTTCGCTTTGTCCATGTCCTTCACATGCCACATTGGGAAACGTCCTGGATATTTATTGAAGAAAGCAACCGGGTCATTACCAGATCTTACTACCCAGTATAAGTCCATTTCAAATTTTACAAGATTTTTGTCAGTTTCAGTCAGCATTATCTCATATCCTGTTTTGCCATCATATTTCTTGAATTCAAAATCATGGTTATGGTAAGCCAGTTTTAATCCTGCTTTCTTACAGATTACGGCAGCCTGGTTTAGGCGTTCCGCAACTTTTTTGTAATCATCAAGGCTTGATCTTAAGTTTTCACCCATCCATGGAATGGTTAGGAAATCCATCTTCAGTGCGTTTGCGCCTTCGATAGCAATTTTCAGTTCGTCCTGGTTTCCGTCTTTTAAGAAAGAATCCAAACCAAAGTGTCCGCTAGGTGCGATCAGTCCATTGTTATCCAACAGGCTTTTGAAGGCTTTAGGTGCCATACCGAAATAACCGTCTTTTGCAGAGTAACCGTAAGTTTCTACTTGCTTATAGCCTGCCTTAGCCACTTGCTCAATCACACCTTTAGGGTCTTTACCGATCACTTCTCTCAAAGTGTACAGTTGAAGTCCGACAGGTTTTACTTTAGCAAAGGCATGTGCAAATGAAGGAAACAACAGGGCTCCTGCTGCAGCCATACCTGCGTTTTTTATAAATGTTCTTCTAGAGTTCATAAGTTTTGATTTATACGTCACAAATATTTACGGCGTCTCTTAGAGATTTGATTTTATCTTTATACTTAGGAATGAATTCCTGCGCCAGATAACCTTTAAATCCCGTTGCTAATATAGCTTTTATAATTGCAGGATAAAACAACTCTTGAGTATCGTCTATTTCATTTCTTCCGGGAACACCCGCAGTATGATAATGAGAGATGTATGGATGGTATTTTTTGATGTTGCTGATGACGTTACCCTCATCGATCTGCATGTGGTAAATGTCGTACAGCAATTTGAAGTTTTCTGAGCCCAGTCTTTTGGCCAGTTCAGCTCCCCATTTGGTGGTGTCGCACTGATAATCAGTATGGTCAACTTTGCTGTTCAGCAATTCCATTACTAAAACTACATGGTGTTTTTCGGCAATACCGATCACTTGTTTCAGGCCTTCTACACAATTGTTGAGGCCGGTTTCGTCATCTTTTCCGCGTCGGTTTCCACTGAAACAGATCAGTTGTTTATAACCTGCTGCGGCAACTTTCGGAATCATTTCCGAGTAATTTTTAATTAATGTTGCATGAAATTTAGGATCATTCCATCCATCCACAAGGTTAATTTCTGCGCCATTACACATGGAAGAGTCCAAACCATGCTTCTTTAAAGTAGGCCAGCCGGCAGGACCAACCAGGTCGATCGCCTTAATTCCTATCTTTTTGGCTTCGATACACAGGGCATCTAATTCCATATCACCGAAACACCATTGACATACTGAATGGTTTACATTTCCTTTTAATGCGGTAGACTGATAAGGCTCCATAGCAAAACTTGGCAATGCTGCCGAAACGCCTAAAGCGGCGGTTCCGGCAACTATGTTTTTCAATGCAGATCTCCTGCTTAATTCTTCGGCCATTATAGATTTACCTGAGTTTCTACTTTTTTCTTATCAGTGAAGAAAACAGCAAACAATAAGAATACCACTAATGCGATTCCTGAAGGAATGATCCATACCATTTTCCAATCGAATGAGCCATCGGCGAGTTTATAGGTATCTGTAATGTATCCAGCTACTTCAAAACCGATTAGCATTCCTACACCATAAGTTGCTAAAGTAATCAGTCCCTGTGCAGAACTTTTGTATTTATCACCTGCAATAGAGTTGGTGTAAATCTGTCCTGATACAAAGAAGAAGTCATAGCAAATTCCATGAAGGGCAATACCAATGATCAGCATAAAGCCTAAATCACCAGCATTTCCGTACGCAAAAAGGGCGTAACGTAAGCACCATGCCAGCATACCTACCAGAATCGTTTTCTTAAAACCGAATTTCGTAAAGAATACCGGAAGCAATAACAGGAACAATACTTCAGAAATTTGTCCGATCGTCATTTTTCCTGTTGGATCCTGCACGCCTACATTAGATAGGAAAGGGTGTGCATTCTGATAATAGAAAGCCAGAGGGATACAAATCAAAATTGAAGAGACAAAGAAAATCGCGAAGTTTTTATCTTTTAATAATTTTAACGCATCTAAACCAAGGATGTCTGAGATTTTTACTTTCTCACCAGCAACAGCTTTTGGCGGTGTTTTTGGCAAGGCAAAGCTAAACAGCCCCATCACTAAGGAAGCAATACCTGCCATTAAGAAAGTATTTTTAAGCAAACCTGCTTTTGCACCTTCTGCAGTATCCCAGTGGAAGTAGAAACTGATCAATAAACCAGCAACAATCCATCCGATCGTTCCAAATACCCTAATAGTAGAGAATTCTTTTTCAGGATCTTTCATCTGATTGAAGGAAACTGAGTTGACTAAGGCCAGGGTAGGCATAAACAGAATCATGTAAGCCAGTACATAAGGGTAAAATACGCTGATGTCTGTGGCATTATACATTTGATACATGAGTACGGCACCGATTAAGTGCAGCACACCAAGGATCTTTTCTGCGTTAAAATAACGGTCAGCAATCAGTCCAATGATGAAAGGAGCAATGATTGCGCCCCAGCTTTGGGTAGAGAATACTGATGCCGACTGGCCACCTGTTGCATTGAGGTTGTTCCCCAGGAAGGTACCTAGTGTCACAAACCATGCGCCCCAGATGAAAAACTCCAGGAACATCATGAATGACAGTTTGATGCGGTTGTTAAGGTTCATTGTTTATTTCTTTTTTTATTTGGTGTAATATTTTAGCGTTTCCTACGCCTATCGGTTAAAGCTCTTTAATCAGGATGTTGCGGAACCATACCTCATCACCATGATCTTGCAAAGCAATTTTTCCGGTCTTGAATGTAGCAAAACCTTCCCAATTTGCAAACTTACTGCCGGCAACCAGCGCTTTAAACTGGTCGTCCCAAAGGGTAGTTTGTACTACTTTTACCCCATTTAATTTTAGCTCCAATTTACCATTTTTGCTGATGATCTCTGCAGTATTCCATTCTCCGACAGGTTTAACTGGCTCTGAGTTGCTCTTAATCAGGTCATAAAGATCTCCTGAACGATGTTTGGTGATTTTTCCATCCGGGTGACCTTCATTGTCTAATACCTGCATTTCCAAGCCTGTGCTATAGGTAGCTCCATACTTTGGCTTGTCTTCATGAACATAAAAAATAATTCCACTATTCGCTTTTGGTGCTACTTTCCAGTCGATTTTCAAGTGGAAGTTGCTATATTCTTTATCGGTCACTAAATCGCCACCACCTTTATTTCCAGCTTTAGGGTTAAAATGAAGCGTACCATCTGTCACTTCCCATTTTTCACCTGCGGTATCCTGGCCGTAAGTATGCCATCCTTTGGTTGTTTTACCATCAAAAAGTTTGGTAAATCCTTTGCTTTTGGATTGCGCATGACTATTGCTTGCAGCGAATACTGCGGTAAGCAGTATCGCTGAGAAGATATATGGTTTCATAATTTTTCTTTTTAGATTAAAAAAAGGAGGGTTAGTTTACCATCCTTTACGGTAGTCGCGTTTCACGAACTGGTTCACGGCATCAAAATTGGTCACTTTCATGTTGTTATTGTCCCAAAGTAATTTGATATCTCTTCCAGGGAAGGTTGCTCTTCCTTTATCATTTTTCACTTGAACATCCGTTCCTCTGATGGCTAGATTTGCCATCAATAAAGCTTCTGTCAGCGGGCCGGCAATATCGAAAGGAGAACTCAGCTCTTTCTTACCATACCCAGCGATACAACCTTCTACCCACTGGGCATAATGGCCATCTGCACCACCAGGAACACGCGCGAATTTCGCAGGAACTTTGATGTCTTTATTTTTACTCAATGGCAATAAACGAGGGTCTGCACTATAAGTACTGGCCATCATTTTTCCTTTGGTACCGATAAATAGTGTACCATTTCCACCATCACCAAAAACTTCATTTGCTTCCAGTTCTTCTGGTCTTTCCGGCTGAATACCGCCGTCCATCCAGTGAACTACAACGTCACCTTTAGTTTTATTGGTTTTAGGGAACTTCAAAGTCACGTGACTTGAAGGAGGACAGCTATCAGGGAAATATCCACGTTTAAATTCATCCACATAGACAGAGCCTACACTAGCTTGAACTTCTGTTGCATATTTCAGGTTCAGTACGCTGAATGGAGCTTCCAATAGGTGACAACCCATATCGCCCAATGCACCTGTTCCGTAATCCCACCAGCCTCTCCAGTTAAATGGAACCAGTTTATTTACGTAATCCTTGTAAGGAGCGGTACCTAACCATAAATCCCAATCCAGGTCTGCAGGCACTTCTGCTTTATTTGCCGACCATGGAATACCCTGGGGCCATACCGGACGATCTGTCCAGGCATAAACCGTATGAACATCACCAATTAAACCTGCATCATACCATTCTTTCATTTGTCTTGGGCCATCATTTGAAGCACCCTGGTTTCCCATTTGTGTCACCACTTTGTACTTCTGTGCTGCTGCAGTTAATGCACGGGCTTCGTAAATGTCGTGAGCCAGTGGCTTTTGAACATACACGTGTTTTCCCAGTTGCATGGCGCCTAAAGCAATGATGGCATGACTATGATCGGGGGTTGAAACAGACACTGCATCGAAGTTTTTATGCTCTTTATCGAACAATTCACGGTAATCCCTATAGTATTTTGCTTTCGGGAATGCCTTTACACTGGCTGCAGCCCTTGAATCGTGTACATCGCAAAGAAAACCGATATCGGCTTTTCCGCTTTTGTAAAAGTTCGCGATATCTGATTGTCCTTTACCTCCTGCACCGATTCCGGCGATAATCAGGCGGTCACTAGGCGCTATAAATCCTGGTCCGCCTAAAACATGACGGGGAACAATCATAAATGCTGAAGCAGCAATTGCAGTGGTTTTTAGGAAACTTCGTCGTGACGAAGTCTCCTGGTTTTTTTTGGTTTCTTCCATGGTTTATATTTGGTTCTGTGGTTCAGGTTATTTTTTCAGGGATAGAATGTAACGTACCATTTCTTTGGCATCGTCTTTCGAAAGGTTAGCATGTGGTGTCATTGGAACTTCACCCCAAACACCTTTACCACCTTCAATAATTTTGGTCGCCAGTTTTTCAACTGAGGCATCGTCATTTGCATATTTAGCCGCAATCTCTTCGTAAGTTGGGCCGATTACTTTGGTTACTTTATTGTGGCAGCCGATACAGTCAGAAGTGGCAATTAATCTTTCTCCTGGGTGTTTTTCTGTGGATGAACTCGTTGCTGCAGGTGTACTCTCAGTGGTTGCTGTGGTACTGGTAGAACTTGATTCCGGACTTCCGCAGGAAGCTAGAACCGAAATAAAGCAGGCAAGGATAAATAGTGTGTTTTTCATCTTAATGTGTGTTAATATATTATAGTCCTAAAATTTTATTGTTGAAGTCGTCATTTCCACCGGAAGCAGCGAAGTCATCGAATGCCCTGTCTGTTACCGGAATGATCAGCTTGCTGATCAGCTCTGCACCTTCTTTGGCACCAACTTGTGCGTCCTTAATTACGCATTCCCATTCCATTACCGCCCAGCCGCTATAATCGTACTGCGCCAATTTACTGAAAATGGTTTTGAAATCTACTTGTCCATCACCTGGAGAACGGTACCTTCCGGCACGGTTTGCCCAGCTTTGGTAACCACCAAAAGTTCCTTGTTTTCCAGTTGGGTTAAACTCAGAATCTTTTACATGGAAAGCCTTGATGCGCTCATGATAGAAATCGATGTATTGAATATAATCCAGTTGTTGTAATACAAAATGAGAAGGATCATACAGCAGACAGGCACGTGGGTGATTGTTTACTTTTTCCAGGAACATTTCGTAAGTGATGCCGTCAAAAAGATCTTCACCAGGATGAATCTCATAGCATACGTCCACTCCACAGTTGTCGAACTCATTCAGGATAGGTGTCCATCTTTTAGCCAGTTCGGTAAAAGCAGCGTCTACCAATCCTTCCGGGCGTTGCGGCCAAGGGTGGAACATGTGCCATAAGAGCGATCCACTA
It contains:
- a CDS encoding aspartate-semialdehyde dehydrogenase, with the translated sequence MKIAVVGATGLVGTVMLKVLEERNFPLTELIPVASEKSVGKEITFKGKKYAIVNMDTAISMKPDIALFSAGGSTSLEHAPRFAEAGTTVIDNSSAWRMDPSKKLVVPEVNAHELSIDDKIIANPNCSTIQMVVALKPLHDKYKIKRVVVSTYQSVTGTGVKAVEQMMNERKGIMDGPMAYAYPIDLNVIPQIDVFEENGYTKEEMKMIKETNKIMGDDSIRLTATTVRIPVMGGHSESVNIQFDNEFDVIELRELLAKTPGIVVVDDIANLKYPMPKDAHEKDEVFVGRIRRDESMPNTVNLWIVADNLRKGAATNAVQIAEYLVKNELV
- the dacB gene encoding D-alanyl-D-alanine carboxypeptidase/D-alanyl-D-alanine endopeptidase, which encodes MNIVRNIVFLSLILLQQLAQAQTPMEKLEQAYQILKDDGQAKHAIIGLCVLDANTGKLLLGKNEELGLATASTLKTITSATAFSMLGKDFQYQTTLAYSGQITPDGTLQGDLIIVGGGDPTLGSWRYENTKENYILQQWVTAIQRAGIKKIEGKIIGDDSIWGTQSTPDGWIWQDIGNYYGAGPSALSWRENQFDIHLKASNSKDQPVSILKVVPEMPYLKIINELKAGAEGSGDHAYSYLPPDGNLAYLRGTWALGISKPGVSTAVPNPAYDAAFRLQDTLKRIGIATLLPPTTARLLAVDQQTVPAVQQKLITISSPTLSEMVYWFNKKSVNLYGEHLLKTLAWKSGKLPTTANGAQTEINFWAQKGMDRRALNIVDGSGLSPATRVTPLAMAEILFQSQKETWFPDFYKSIPDNNGMKLKSGSIADVSAYAGYYTDKTGNKYVIVININNYNGSGINKKLFKVLDALK
- a CDS encoding sugar phosphate isomerase/epimerase family protein, with the protein product MNSRRTFIKNAGMAAAGALLFPSFAHAFAKVKPVGLQLYTLREVIGKDPKGVIEQVAKAGYKQVETYGYSAKDGYFGMAPKAFKSLLDNNGLIAPSGHFGLDSFLKDGNQDELKIAIEGANALKMDFLTIPWMGENLRSSLDDYKKVAERLNQAAVICKKAGLKLAYHNHDFEFKKYDGKTGYEIMLTETDKNLVKFEMDLYWVVRSGNDPVAFFNKYPGRFPMWHVKDMDKANHGINTEVGTGAIDFKSFFKHAKQAGLKYAIVEQENFSKDPFVSIKQSFDYVSRELV
- a CDS encoding beta-N-acetylhexosaminidase produces the protein MKRLFLLVLSGMISAAGYSQGPLPATTTMTEPAISNLLPTEIAIIPEPVSVIKQAGHFILPENVTIHAPAIPELKQVTAFLQERLSVPTGRYVSVLSGHAGDHAQIRLILNDKQNPQLGNEGYQLTVKTSQILIRANKAAGLYYGAQSLIQLFPKEIESKEPVAAQTWSAPCVDITDYPRVGWRGLMLDVARHFFTKEEVKQYINTMVRYKYNILHLHLTDDEGWRIEIKGFPKLTEVGAWSVKKTGEFGNFIPPTPDEPRTYGGFYTQEDLKELIQYAQDRFVNIMPEIDVPGHSLAAIASYPELSCTSGAENYRVRSGERIMDWSRGAPPTALVDNTLCPANEKVYSFLDSVITQVAALFPFEYIHMGGDEAPFNFWQKSDAIKALMQKEGLKNMHQVQGYFEKRVQAIVESKGKKFMGWDEIMDGDLSPSAAVMSWRGVKNGADAAMKKHEVVMSPSTYAYLDYMQADQITEPRVYASLRLSKAYEFDPIPAGVDPKYIKGGQANLWTEQVTNIRQAEYMTWPRGMAIAESVWSPKEKKNWENFFGRVEQHFQRLDVAETKYAPSVYDPIFKVSRSADKQLIIELSTEITGLDIYYSFDNSFPDRFYPKYTEKLTPPKDATMLRVITYRGKQPIGRMMNMPIEELNKRARR
- a CDS encoding TetR/AcrR family transcriptional regulator, which produces MVKKEPTEAIKSRLLTERKLIDAVGAIIKAKGYRALGVNEIAREAKVSKKLIYRYFENVDRLIETYVIEKDYWLSHKKHISSDIEGINKKSALIDTISSLLEKQFEYFWNEEEMQKIILWEISERTILLDSVCKVRAEQGDVLLEMSDPYFKNSPVSLRGVSALLVSGIYYMVLHAKKNDSTICGLDINSEAGRAEVKKSIKHIIEWAFQAGKIKNKTI
- a CDS encoding hydroxypyruvate isomerase family protein; this encodes MAEELSRRSALKNIVAGTAALGVSAALPSFAMEPYQSTALKGNVNHSVCQWCFGDMELDALCIEAKKIGIKAIDLVGPAGWPTLKKHGLDSSMCNGAEINLVDGWNDPKFHATLIKNYSEMIPKVAAAGYKQLICFSGNRRGKDDETGLNNCVEGLKQVIGIAEKHHVVLVMELLNSKVDHTDYQCDTTKWGAELAKRLGSENFKLLYDIYHMQIDEGNVISNIKKYHPYISHYHTAGVPGRNEIDDTQELFYPAIIKAILATGFKGYLAQEFIPKYKDKIKSLRDAVNICDV
- a CDS encoding tRNA pseudouridine synthase A, which codes for MRYFVHIGYHGLHFNGWQKQPGVMNVQGVIENALTQILKTPIFINGCGRTDAHVHASQFFFHMDIEQPWDFDLMFRLNKLLPASIAVFDIIPMEGLPHARFDAVQRSYDYFMHTYKSPFLNGHSAYYLLPDLNFDQMKQAAALLPQYQDYRAFCTSPDKYEHTLCYVKSAELTVDSSGDRLRFQISSNRFLGKMIRIIMGQLLKIGKGELSVDEFEHHLISKETPRLITPAHPQGLYLSKVTYPYLNLPPRTTFSAILQPQFDTFK